One Cumulibacter manganitolerans genomic window, GCGACCGAGCTCGCGGCGTACGCCGACCGGATCGCCGCCGAGATCGCGGCCAACGCGCCGCTCGCGGTGCGGGCGATCAAGCGGATGATGCGCGCGGCGGAGTCGGAGACGTTCGAGCAGAACGTGCACCACGTGTACCTGCAGCTGCTGCCGCTGCTGGGCACCGAGGACTTCCGCGAGGGCGTCGCGGCGTTCCTCGAGAAGCGCGATCCGAGCTTCCGGGGCCGCTGAGGCGCTCCAGCGGCTACCCTCCCTGGTATGTCGAGCCCGGAGCTACCCGACACCGAGATCCGTGATTTCGGTGCGCTGCACGCCAAGGACGGCCAGCAGCGCCCCGAGCGCCGCTCGCCACGGGTCATGCTCGATCCGTTGTCGGCGATCCGCCGGGCGGGCGATCCGTTCGTCGACGTGTTCTGCGCCGGGCAGGTGTTCTTCGACATCGTGTTCACCGGGCTGCCCGCGATGCCGCGGCCGGGCACCGAGGCGTGGGCGCCGGGCATGGGCTCCAGCCCGGGCGGCCTGGCCAACATGGCCGTGGCGATGCGCCGGCTGGGCCTGCGCACCTGGCTGGCCGCAGCGTTCGGCGACGACATGTACGGCGACTACTGCTGGGACACGCTCAGCGGCCAGGAGGACATCGACCTGTCGGCGTCCCGCCGATTCGACGGCTGGCACTCCCCGGTCACCGTCTCGGTGGCCGTGGAGCGCGATCGCACGATGATCACCCACGGGCACCCCGCTCCGCAGACGCTCGACCAGATGATCGGCTCTCCCCCACCGGTGCGGGCCTGCTTCGCCGCCCTGGAGCTGGGAGAGCAGAAGTGGGTGCGGCACGCGTACGACGCCGGCGCCCTGGTGTTCGCCGACCTGGGGTGGGACGCCACGCAGGCCTGGTCGGCGCAGATGCTCGAGCGGTTGCGCGACTGCCACGTGTTCCTGCCGAACGCCGACGAGGCGATGGCGCTGAGCCGCACAGACACACCCGAGAAGGCCGCCGCCGCACTGGCCGAGCACGTGCCGGTCGTCGTCGTGACCCGCGGCCGTCGCGGCGCCCTCGCCATCGACCAGCAGACCGGCGAGACCGCGTCCGTCGACGGGTTGCCGATCGAGGCCATCGACCCGACGGGTGCCGGCGACGTCTTCGGCGCCGGGTTCATGGTGGGCACCCTCGCGGGATGGGAGCTCGGCGACCGGCTGCGGTTCGCCAACCTGTGCGCGGCGCTGTCCGTGCAGCACTTCGGCGGCTCGCTGGCCGCGCCCGGCTGGGGCGAGATCACCGCGTGGTACCACCACAACATCGAGCACGGACCGCACGCCGACCAGATCAGCGAGTACGGATTCATCGGCGACCTGCTGCCGGACGTCGCGCTGGGGCCGGTGCGCCGCGCCGGAGCCACGCTGGGGCTGCGGCACCGCGCGTGAGGCCGCGCCACCGCAGCGCGATCCGGGTCAGGACGTCGGCGTCCGCCGGTCGGCGACCCCAAGCAACGCCGGCAGCGGCGCGACGATCCGCGACACGAGCTCGTCTCGGCTGATGACCGGGTCGTCCAGCCACCGGGCCACGAGCTCCTCGGTCATCGCGATCCACGCGTGCGCGCCGAGCCGGGCCGACGGTCCCTCGATCGCCCCCGCGCCCGGTGCACTCGCGGACGCGTTCGCGAGCAGCAGATCGACCACCTGATCGCGGGTGTGATCGGCCATCGTGCGGATGCCGTGCGGTCCGGTCGCGACACCACGGACCACCGACCGGTACACGTCGGGGCGCTCGGCGATGTAGTCGATGTAGATCGACAGGGAGCTCCTCAGACGCTGGTCCGGCGAGAGGCTCTCGTCCGCGCCCGACGTCAGCCGGTCGATGAGCCCCTCCATGACCCGACGGGCCACCGCGATCTGGAACTCCTGCATCGACTGGAAGTAGTGGAAGAGCAGGCCCCGGGAGATACCGGCCTGGTTTGCGATGTCGTCGATGGAGAGGTCCTCGAGCCGCCGGTTGCGCAGCATGTCGACGCCGATCGCCAGCAGCTGCTCACGCCGCGCCTCGGAGGACAGCCGCACCCGCCGCCCCTCACCGGTCACGCTGATCGCCCCCTGCCGACCATGATATTCGCCGGATGGTCGGCACCGCGGAATTCCAGGGGACCGGGAGATTTTTGACCGACGTTCAGTGCGGTTCTAGCCTGCGAGCATGCAGACCCTGCGCGACAAGACCGTCGTCATCACCGGCGCGGCGTCCGGGATCGGCCGTGCACTGGCGATCCAGGCTGCCGCCGAGGGCGCGCGCCTCGCGCTGTCGGACGTCGACACCGAAGGACTCGCCGTCACCGCCACGCGCTGCGGGCCGGGCTGCGCAGTGCGCACCGACCGGCTCGACGTCGCCGAGCGGTCGGCGTGGGCGGGGTACGCCGACGCGGTCGCCGCGGACCTCGGGGCCGCCGACGTCATCGTCAACAACGCCGGAGTCGCGCTCTCCAGCGACATCGCCGACATGTCGTACGAGGACCTCGAGTGGCTGATGAGCATCAACTTCTGGGGCGTCGTGCACGGGACGAAGGCGTTCCTGCCGCAGATCGTCGCGAGCGGCGACGGGCACGTGGTCAACATCTCCAGCCTGTTCGGGATCCTCAGCGTGCCGAGCCAGTCGGCCTACAACGCCGCCAAGTTCGCCGTCCGCGGGTTCACCGAGTCGCTGCGCACCGAGATGCTCGCGGCGCGGCTGCCGGTCGGGGTGACCTGCGTGCACCCCGGCGGCATCCGAACGGCGATCGCGCGCAACGGCCGCGGCGACGCACGGCACGACGCGGCCGCCATCGCCGCGCACTTCGACGAGAAGCTCGCCAAGACGTCCGCGGAGAAGGCCGCCCAGGGCATCTGGCGCGGCGTGCGCCGCGGCAAGGCGCGGGTCCTCGTGGGCCCCGACGCGAAGGTCCTGGACGTGCTCGTGCGCCTCACCGGCGCCGGCTACCAGCGGGTCGTGGCCCGGACCGCCGGCCGCGCCGGACCCCCGGTCCGGTGGATCGAGCGGGCGCCGCGCGAGGTGCGCTCGTGACCGGGCGGCGGCGGTTGCCGTACGCCGTCGTACGGCGCATCGTGCAGGTTCTGCAGCGCCCCGGTCTCGGCGGTCCGCTGCCGATCCGCGCGCAGCGCAAGTACCTCGAGCTGCTCGCCACCGGGCCGCCCGCGCCGGCCGGTACCCGCACCGAGCGGATCACCATCGGCGGTGTTCCGGGCCTGCGGGTCAGCGTCGGCACGCCCGCCTCCGGCGAGCCGCTCGTGCACCTGCACGGCGGCGCGTACACCGTGGGTTCGCCGAAGGTCTACCGCAACCTGGCGGCGAACCTGGCCGAGATCACCGGCCGCCGCGTCTACGTACCGGGATACCGGCTGGCTCCCGAGCACCCGTACCCGGCGGCCCTCGACGATGCGGTCGCGGTGTGCCGGCAAGTGGCCGAGCGGTACGGCGGCTACGCGCTCAGTGGGGACTCCGCGGGCGGGGGCCTGGCGGCCGCCACCGCCCTGCGGCTGGCCGGGAGCGACGCCGCGCCCGCCCGCCTGGGCCTGATCGCACCCTGGGTCGACCTCACCGTCGTCCCGCCGGCAAGCAAGGCCGACATCGTGGTGCGGCCGGCCTGGGGGCAGGCCAGCGCCGCCGCCTACTGCGGCACCCACGACCGGTTCGAGCCGGGCATCAGCCCGATCTTCGGCGACCTGTCGGCCCTGCCGCCGACGCTGGTGCACGTCGGGCGCGACGAGGTGCTGCGCGAGCAGTGCGAGCGATTCGTCCGCCAGGCCTCCCGCGCCGGTGCCGACATCCGCCTCACGGTGCTGCCGCGGCTGTGGCACGTGGCGCACCTGCAGGCCGACCTGCTGCCCGAGGCGTACGACGTGCTGGTCGATCTCGGTCGCTTCCTCGCCGGGCAGCCGTCCCCGTAGGCCGGCCGACCTCGGGGGCTACCCGGAGAGCGCGCGGCGCATCGGGAGGTGTGCAATGCCGTCCTCGACGAACTCCGGACCGTCGACGACGAACCCCAGTGCGCCGTACCAGCCGCGCAGGTGGCTCTGCGCGTCGAGCACGATCGGCCGTGCGGCGGAGAGCGCGATTGCGGCCTCGACGAGCCGCCTGGCGTGGCCGCGGCCGCGGTGCTGCGGAGCGGTCGCGACGCGTCCGATGCGCGCCTGGTCCCCGTCGTCCAGCAGCCGGATCGTCGCCGCGACGCCGTCCGCGCCGTCGATCCACAGGTGCCGGGTCGAGGGATCGGCGTCCCGGCCGTCGATCTCGGGGTAGGGGCACGCCTGCTCGACGACGAACACGTCCACCCGCAGACGCAGCACGTCGTGCAGCTCGCGGGCGGTCATCTCGTCGATCGTCTTCACGTGCAGCTCGCCGGCCATCGACCCAGATTATCGGCCGGAAGCGGTGGCCAAGCACTCAGCCGGGGTGCCGTCCAGCGCCCGGTCGGGCGACCTAGGGTGTAGGCATGACGCCGACCCCTCGCCGTGCCCTCGCCGCCGCCGCAACCGCCGCCCTGCTGCTCACCGCGGCGGCCTGCTCCAAGGCCACGGAAGGAAAGGCGTCCCCGAGCGGCGCCGGATCCTCGACCACATCGGTCTCCGCCGGGTCCAGCTCGAGCGACAGCGAGTCGAGCGCGCCGGCGTCGTCCGAGAGCGGCCCGTCGGGCGGCGACATCGAGGCGATCGACGGCAGCCTGTCGTTCACGCTGCCCGCCGGCTACCAGGACGCGATCGACAAGATCAACGTGCCGGGCGCGGTCGCGGCGGTCGTCGACCCGGCCAGCGACGCGGGCTTCCCGACGCACATCGTCATCGCCAAGCAGTCGGCCACCGGTGACCTGGACACGATGTTCGACTCGGTGCGCAAGCAGATCGAGAAGAAGTTCAGCATCAAGACCGAGGACGCGAACCCGCCGGTCGACGACATCGACGGCGAGCCCCTGAAGGCGTTCACCACCCCGGAGTACACCGACGCGGGCAAGAACATCACCTCGGCGCTGTTCATGACCGAGCACGACGGCTCTTTCTACTCCTTCACCACCAACACCCTGCCGGACAACGCCGGCGATGCGGCCGACGCGATGGTCGCCCTCGTCGAATCGGTGAAGTGGGCCTAGCCGGCGGAACCACGCTGCGCCGCCGGCGCGTCGGTGAGTAGTCAGCAGCTCTTCGCCTCCCGGACGGTGCCCATGCCCACGCCTCCCCGCAAGACGTTCACCCCGGCGATCATCGCCGCCCTGGTCGGCCTCGTCGCGCTCGCCGTGGTGACCGTGATCGTGGTCGTCCGCTCCGGAAACGACCCGGCGGGCTCCGGCACGGGCACGGTCGCCTCCGGTGCGGACGCCGGGAAGAAGGCCTCGAGCGGCGGGTCCGGCGACTCGTCGTCCGACGGCTCGGGCTCCGCAGGCGGGTCGAGCGGCGCAGACGGCGGCGCGCCGGTCACCTCCAGCGACGGCGCCTTCACCTTCTCGCTGCCCAGCGGATATCAGGACGCCATCGATCTGGTCGACGTCCCGAGCGCGGTCGCCGCGGCGTACGACCCGGCCAGCGACAGCTCGTTCCAGACGACGATCGTCGTCACGACCGAGCCGGCCAAGGGCACGCCGATCGATCAGATCGTCACGAACGGCCGCGATTCGGTGGAGAGCTCGTTGCAGACCACGACCGAGGACCTGACGCCGAGCATGTCGTCGATCGACGGCGAGAAGGTGGCCGGCTACAGCACCGGCGAGTACGACAAGGGCGGCGTCACGTTGCGCAGCGCGGTGATCGTCACCGTGCACGACGACACCGCCTACGCCTTCATCGTGAACGTGCAGTCCGACAAGACCAGCGAGGGCGGCAACGCGCTGTCGGACCTGATCGGCTCGGTGTCCTGGATCTAGCTCCAGCGACCGCTTTCGGTGCTAGACGGACTCCTCGGCGTACGCCTCGGGGAAGGTGCGCATCGTGCGCAGCGGCGAAAGCAGCACCGGCAGGCAGGACGAGAACTGCCCCACGGCCGCGATCCACAGGGTCGGCACGACTCCGAGGACCTGGCCGAGCCAGCCGGCGAGCAGCGCGGCCGGCGGCATGATGCCCCACACGAAGAACCGGATCGAGGCGTTCATCCGCCCGAGCAGCCGCCGCGGGCAGGCGCGCTGGCGCATGCTCACCTGCGTGACGTTGTAGACGACGACGGAGAACGACAGGAGCAGCTCGCCGACGACCAGCAGGGCGAACGCCATCCAGCGCTCGGGCACGTATTGCGCGGCCGGGATCAACGCGAGCGCCGGTCCGCTCAGCATCGCGGCGAGCGGAATCGTCCGCCCGTCGCCGACCCGGGCCGCCAGCCGTCCGGCGGTGGCGGCCCCGATCAACCCGCCGGCCGCGCCGGCGGCGAGCGCGAAGCCGAGCACCTCGGGCTCGAAGCCGAGGACGCGCAGCGCGAACAGCGGGTACAGCGTCATCAGCAGCGTGTTGAAGAGGTTGGCCAGCGCCGTGCAGATCGTGATCGGGCGGATCAGCGGGTGGCGGGCGACGAAGACCATCCCCTCCTTGATGTCGGCGAGCAGCCGCCGCGGCTGCTCCGGCCGGCTGATCGCCTCGCTGTCGGTCACGCCGCGCAAGGCCAGCACCGAGGCGACGTAGCCGATCGCGTCGGCGAACATCAGCACCGGCGCGCTGAGCACCTTCAGCAGCAGGCCGCCGAGCGCCGGGCCGCCCATGTGCGCGATCTGGGCGGTGGACTCCAGCTTCGAGTTCGCGTCCGGGACCTGCGCGGAGTCCACCAGCAGCGGGATGTACGACTGGTAGCAGACGTCGAAGAACACCCGGGCGATCCCGGTGACGCCGGCGACGACGTAGAGGTGCCACATCTGCAGCGATCCCGTGAACCACAGCGCGGGAACCAGGAGCGCGGCGAGCAACCGCGCGACATTCGCCCAGATCATCGTCGCCCGCTTGCGCCACCGGTCGACGAGCGCGCCGGCCGGCAGCCCCACCACCAGGAATGCCGCGAGGGACGCCGCGGTCAGGTTGCCGACCTGCTGCTCGGTGGCGTGCAGCAGGGTGACCGCGATGACCGGGATGGCGAGCACGCCGACCTCGACGCCGAGCTGGGAGACGGCGTCGCCGATCCAGAACCGGCGGAAGTTGGCCGACCGCCAGAGGGTCGGGCCGCTCGGGTCGCCCTTCACTGCGCGGCGAACCGGCCCGGCGCCAGCCTCGCGGCGTCCAGACCTCGATCGACGAGGTCCGCCGGCGGCTGCTCCCCGCGCACCAGCGCCGCGCCGAGCCGGGCCATGGCGGGGGCGGTCTGGATGCCGTAGCCGCCCTGGCCGCCGAACCAGAAGAACCCGGCGAGCTGCGCGTCGAACCCGACGACCGGGACCCGGTCCGGGGCGAAGTTGCGCAGCCCGGCCCACGAGCTGCGCACGTGCCGGGGACGGATGTGCGTCGCCGCGTCGATGACCTCCATCGCCTGCGCGATCCGCAGCTCGTCGGGGCGTGGATCGCTCGGCGACTGCAGCACCTCGTCGGCCGGCGAGCACAGGTACTGCTCACCGTCCGGCTTGACGTAGAACGTGTCGTCGACGTCCGCCGCCATCGGAAGCGCGGCAGTACGCGACCCGTGCGGCGAGGGGACCATGAAGATGGTGCGGCGCAGCGGCGCGATGCCCACCGACCGGGCGCCGAACATCGCGGCGACGACGTCCACCCACGAGCCGGCGGCGTTGACGACGAGCGGGGCCTGGTACTTGTTGCCGCCGGAGTCGGTGAGCGTCCAGACGTGGTCGTCGTCGAAGTCCTCGCTGCGGACGGCGCCGGTCACCCGCGCCGCGGTGTGCACGACTCCTCCGCGCTCGCGGAAGCCCCGCACGAAGCCCTGGTGCAGCAGGTGCACGTCGAGCTCCATCGCGCCCGGCTCGTACAGCGCCAGCTCGACGTACTCGCGCCTGAGGATCGGGTTGACCTCGACCGCGTCGTCGGCGCTCAGCAGCCGGACGTCGGGGACGAGCGCGCTCATCTCCTGCTGCATGGCGCGCACCTTCGCCGAACGGCCGTGGGTGCCGACCCAGACCAGCCCGAGCCGGCGCAGCGGCGAGTGCTCGAAGACGTCCGGCGGGTGCTCGAAGAAGTCGCGGCTGCCGGTCGTGAGTGCCCTGATCTGCGGTCCGCCGTACGTCTCGAGGAAGGTGGCCGCACTGCGCCCGGTCGTGTGGAACGCCAGGTGAGTCTCCATCTCGAGCAGCCCGACGCTGCGGTCCTCCTGCAGCTCGTACGCCAGCGAGACGCCGGCGATCCCGCCGCCGATCACGATCGCGTCGTACTTCTCCACGAGCCGCATCCTCCGCATCGCCGTCGCTGTCCTCGACCCTAGACCGGGCGCCGGTCACCCAGCGGATCCGACCGTCGCCGGGCCCTATCGCCCGAACGGCAGGAGCGCACATGGCGCACCCCACCGCCCGCCGCACCTGCGGCGGCCGCCGCCAGTTGCCGCCGCACCTGCAACGCTATCGTCACCCCCGTTTTCAATGTGGCAGCGACCACATATGCTCGCGCGGTAGACCCGGACGATGTCCACAACAGCGAGCTGGAGGAAGCATGACCCAGATCAGCGTGAC contains:
- a CDS encoding carbohydrate kinase family protein, giving the protein MSSPELPDTEIRDFGALHAKDGQQRPERRSPRVMLDPLSAIRRAGDPFVDVFCAGQVFFDIVFTGLPAMPRPGTEAWAPGMGSSPGGLANMAVAMRRLGLRTWLAAAFGDDMYGDYCWDTLSGQEDIDLSASRRFDGWHSPVTVSVAVERDRTMITHGHPAPQTLDQMIGSPPPVRACFAALELGEQKWVRHAYDAGALVFADLGWDATQAWSAQMLERLRDCHVFLPNADEAMALSRTDTPEKAAAALAEHVPVVVVTRGRRGALAIDQQTGETASVDGLPIEAIDPTGAGDVFGAGFMVGTLAGWELGDRLRFANLCAALSVQHFGGSLAAPGWGEITAWYHHNIEHGPHADQISEYGFIGDLLPDVALGPVRRAGATLGLRHRA
- a CDS encoding TetR/AcrR family transcriptional regulator → MTGEGRRVRLSSEARREQLLAIGVDMLRNRRLEDLSIDDIANQAGISRGLLFHYFQSMQEFQIAVARRVMEGLIDRLTSGADESLSPDQRLRSSLSIYIDYIAERPDVYRSVVRGVATGPHGIRTMADHTRDQVVDLLLANASASAPGAGAIEGPSARLGAHAWIAMTEELVARWLDDPVISRDELVSRIVAPLPALLGVADRRTPTS
- a CDS encoding SDR family NAD(P)-dependent oxidoreductase, which produces MQTLRDKTVVITGAASGIGRALAIQAAAEGARLALSDVDTEGLAVTATRCGPGCAVRTDRLDVAERSAWAGYADAVAADLGAADVIVNNAGVALSSDIADMSYEDLEWLMSINFWGVVHGTKAFLPQIVASGDGHVVNISSLFGILSVPSQSAYNAAKFAVRGFTESLRTEMLAARLPVGVTCVHPGGIRTAIARNGRGDARHDAAAIAAHFDEKLAKTSAEKAAQGIWRGVRRGKARVLVGPDAKVLDVLVRLTGAGYQRVVARTAGRAGPPVRWIERAPREVRS
- a CDS encoding alpha/beta hydrolase fold domain-containing protein, whose product is MTGRRRLPYAVVRRIVQVLQRPGLGGPLPIRAQRKYLELLATGPPAPAGTRTERITIGGVPGLRVSVGTPASGEPLVHLHGGAYTVGSPKVYRNLAANLAEITGRRVYVPGYRLAPEHPYPAALDDAVAVCRQVAERYGGYALSGDSAGGGLAAATALRLAGSDAAPARLGLIAPWVDLTVVPPASKADIVVRPAWGQASAAAYCGTHDRFEPGISPIFGDLSALPPTLVHVGRDEVLREQCERFVRQASRAGADIRLTVLPRLWHVAHLQADLLPEAYDVLVDLGRFLAGQPSP
- a CDS encoding GNAT family N-acetyltransferase, whose protein sequence is MAGELHVKTIDEMTARELHDVLRLRVDVFVVEQACPYPEIDGRDADPSTRHLWIDGADGVAATIRLLDDGDQARIGRVATAPQHRGRGHARRLVEAAIALSAARPIVLDAQSHLRGWYGALGFVVDGPEFVEDGIAHLPMRRALSG
- a CDS encoding MFS transporter; amino-acid sequence: MKGDPSGPTLWRSANFRRFWIGDAVSQLGVEVGVLAIPVIAVTLLHATEQQVGNLTAASLAAFLVVGLPAGALVDRWRKRATMIWANVARLLAALLVPALWFTGSLQMWHLYVVAGVTGIARVFFDVCYQSYIPLLVDSAQVPDANSKLESTAQIAHMGGPALGGLLLKVLSAPVLMFADAIGYVASVLALRGVTDSEAISRPEQPRRLLADIKEGMVFVARHPLIRPITICTALANLFNTLLMTLYPLFALRVLGFEPEVLGFALAAGAAGGLIGAATAGRLAARVGDGRTIPLAAMLSGPALALIPAAQYVPERWMAFALLVVGELLLSFSVVVYNVTQVSMRQRACPRRLLGRMNASIRFFVWGIMPPAALLAGWLGQVLGVVPTLWIAAVGQFSSCLPVLLSPLRTMRTFPEAYAEESV
- a CDS encoding NAD(P)/FAD-dependent oxidoreductase: MEKYDAIVIGGGIAGVSLAYELQEDRSVGLLEMETHLAFHTTGRSAATFLETYGGPQIRALTTGSRDFFEHPPDVFEHSPLRRLGLVWVGTHGRSAKVRAMQQEMSALVPDVRLLSADDAVEVNPILRREYVELALYEPGAMELDVHLLHQGFVRGFRERGGVVHTAARVTGAVRSEDFDDDHVWTLTDSGGNKYQAPLVVNAAGSWVDVVAAMFGARSVGIAPLRRTIFMVPSPHGSRTAALPMAADVDDTFYVKPDGEQYLCSPADEVLQSPSDPRPDELRIAQAMEVIDAATHIRPRHVRSSWAGLRNFAPDRVPVVGFDAQLAGFFWFGGQGGYGIQTAPAMARLGAALVRGEQPPADLVDRGLDAARLAPGRFAAQ